In one window of Mus pahari chromosome 3, PAHARI_EIJ_v1.1, whole genome shotgun sequence DNA:
- the Spint3 gene encoding kunitz-type protease inhibitor 3: MQLQASFFLFLILIFCQELCAEPNNVPTKPLLPICTLPNDNGECRAVFVRWYYNSETGKCAWFHYGGCRGNDNNFLTKSQCQAVCINT; the protein is encoded by the exons ATGCAGCTCCAGGCCTCCTTCTTCTTAttcctcatcctcatcttctGCCAAGAGCTTTGCGCAGAGCCAAATAATG TGCCCACGAAGCCCTTACTGCCTATATGCACCCTTCCTAATGACAATGGCGAATGCCGAGCCGTGTTCGTGAGATGGTACTATAACTCCGAAACTGGCAAGTGTGCGTGGTTCCACTATGGAGGCTGCAGAGGCAATGACAACAACTTCCTGACCAAAAGTCAGTGCCAGGCAGTCTGTATCAACACCTGA